Proteins co-encoded in one Anaerobaca lacustris genomic window:
- the eno gene encoding phosphopyruvate hydratase yields the protein MKTTISAVCAMEILDSRGNPTVRVFCKLDNGVSVSASVPSGASTGENEAVELRDGDKKRYGGKGVLKAVKNVNETIAPKLIGVDPSRQAEIDRLMIDLDGTPNKGKLGANAMLGVSMAVARAAAVAADLPLYKYLGGAGAVRLPVPMMNILNGGKHADNSVDLQEFMAMPVGAPTFAEALRCGAETFHALKKILAKKGYATSVGDEGGFAPNLKSNDEACEVIVEAIKAAGYKPGKDVAIALDPAASSFYEKGAYNLAKSGQGKKTSDEMTKLYAAWCKKYPIVSIEDGLNENDWAGFKKHTAALGDTVQIVGDDLFVTNTKFIARGIKEQAANAVLIKLNQIGTVTETIESINLCREAGWGYVISHRSGETEDAFMADFAVAMGGGQIKTGSACRSERTVKYNRLLEIEAELGKAATFSNPFSRS from the coding sequence GTGTTCTGCAAGCTGGACAACGGCGTCAGCGTTTCGGCATCGGTGCCTTCGGGCGCATCGACAGGAGAGAACGAGGCGGTCGAACTGCGCGACGGCGACAAGAAGCGCTACGGCGGCAAGGGCGTCCTCAAGGCGGTCAAGAACGTCAACGAGACGATCGCACCGAAGCTCATCGGTGTGGACCCGAGCCGGCAGGCCGAGATCGACCGGCTGATGATCGATCTGGACGGAACGCCCAACAAGGGCAAGCTCGGCGCCAACGCCATGCTGGGTGTGTCGATGGCCGTGGCGCGGGCGGCGGCCGTGGCGGCGGACCTGCCGCTCTACAAATATCTGGGCGGCGCCGGGGCCGTGCGGCTGCCGGTTCCGATGATGAACATCCTCAACGGCGGCAAGCACGCCGACAACAGCGTGGACCTGCAGGAGTTCATGGCCATGCCCGTGGGCGCTCCGACGTTCGCCGAGGCGCTGCGGTGCGGGGCCGAGACGTTCCACGCCCTCAAAAAGATCCTGGCCAAGAAAGGCTATGCCACCAGCGTGGGCGACGAGGGTGGCTTCGCACCAAACCTCAAGAGCAACGACGAGGCCTGCGAGGTGATCGTCGAGGCGATCAAGGCCGCCGGCTACAAGCCGGGCAAGGACGTGGCGATCGCACTGGACCCGGCGGCCAGCTCGTTCTACGAGAAGGGCGCCTACAACCTCGCCAAGAGCGGCCAGGGCAAAAAGACCAGCGACGAGATGACGAAGCTCTACGCCGCCTGGTGCAAGAAGTACCCGATCGTCTCCATCGAGGACGGCCTGAACGAGAACGACTGGGCTGGCTTCAAGAAGCACACCGCCGCCCTGGGCGATACGGTCCAGATCGTCGGCGACGACCTGTTCGTAACCAACACGAAGTTCATCGCCCGGGGCATCAAGGAGCAGGCCGCCAACGCCGTGCTCATCAAGCTCAACCAGATCGGCACGGTGACGGAGACCATCGAATCGATCAACCTGTGCCGCGAAGCTGGCTGGGGATACGTGATCTCGCACCGCAGCGGCGAGACGGAGGACGCCTTCATGGCCGATTTCGCCGTCGCGATGGGCGGCGGCCAGATCAAGACCGGCTCGGCCTGCCGCAGCGAGCGGACCGTCAAGTACAACCGCCTGCTCGAAATCGAGGCCGAATTGGGCAAGGCCGCGACGTTCAGCAATCCGTTCAGCCGCTCCTGA